A single genomic interval of Zobellia nedashkovskayae harbors:
- a CDS encoding DUF1697 domain-containing protein, whose product MKTYIALLRGINVSGKNKIPMADLRAMLTDMGLNSVKTYIQSGNVVFQSKEDKTAILEASIKENIKSAFGFEVPVLVKTKTELEVIFKSNPYTDSDAIKKKQVYFVLLKNPAERELVKAFHSEKYATEDFKITDDCVYLLCKIGYGKAKLNNNLIERKLKVEATTRNYNTMVKLLDMSS is encoded by the coding sequence ATGAAAACATATATAGCCCTTTTAAGGGGAATAAATGTTAGTGGTAAAAACAAAATACCCATGGCTGACTTACGGGCCATGTTAACGGATATGGGGCTTAACAGCGTAAAGACCTATATTCAAAGTGGTAATGTGGTTTTTCAAAGTAAAGAAGATAAGACAGCCATTTTAGAAGCTTCAATCAAAGAAAATATCAAAAGTGCCTTTGGCTTTGAAGTACCTGTTCTTGTGAAGACCAAAACTGAACTTGAGGTAATTTTCAAAAGCAACCCTTATACGGATTCAGATGCCATTAAGAAGAAACAAGTGTATTTTGTATTGCTGAAAAATCCAGCAGAAAGAGAACTTGTAAAGGCGTTTCATTCAGAAAAGTATGCCACTGAGGATTTTAAAATAACCGATGATTGCGTTTATTTACTTTGTAAAATAGGCTACGGAAAAGCAAAATTGAATAATAACCTTATTGAAAGAAAACTGAAAGTAGAAGCCACAACACGCAATTATAATACGATGGTAAAGTTGCTAGACATGTCTTCTTAA
- a CDS encoding TspO/MBR family protein: protein MKKKALYIAYAVSICLAIGFLSSFATQSSVNDWFTTLNKPSFNPPSWLFAPVWTVLYIMMGVAAGIVWAKGLHHLWVQTALYHFGFQLMLNASWSLVFFGLKEPFLALLIIITLVIVLSITIKRFKVVSTTAAWLLVPYLLWVCFATALNYKLWELNY from the coding sequence TTGAAAAAGAAAGCCCTTTATATAGCATACGCCGTAAGTATTTGCCTGGCCATTGGCTTTCTGTCTAGTTTTGCGACACAAAGCTCAGTAAACGATTGGTTCACTACGCTTAACAAACCTAGTTTTAACCCTCCCAGCTGGCTGTTCGCTCCTGTTTGGACGGTTCTTTATATTATGATGGGCGTAGCCGCAGGCATTGTTTGGGCAAAGGGTCTTCATCACCTTTGGGTGCAAACAGCGCTTTATCATTTTGGGTTTCAATTGATGCTCAATGCCTCTTGGAGCCTAGTTTTCTTTGGATTAAAAGAACCGTTTTTGGCACTTTTAATAATTATTACCCTAGTCATTGTTTTATCCATTACCATAAAAAGGTTCAAAGTAGTGAGTACAACCGCTGCATGGTTGTTAGTGCCCTACCTGTTATGGGTTTGTTTTGCTACGGCTCTAAACTATAAGCTTTGGGAACTGAACTACTAA
- a CDS encoding diphosphomevalonate/mevalonate 3,5-bisphosphate decarboxylase family protein → MTEKEFIPSPYTKSVSSGKMTYKSPSNIALVKYWGKKENQIPANPSISFTLSECATVTTLSYTKLDTPSAIFSFDVALDGKKEEGFKPKIKTFFERIYQYLPFLKEYHFEIETSNSFPHSSGIASSASGMSALALCLMEIERNLNPTMTTEFFNQKASFLARLGSGSAARSIKGSLVQWGEHAEIDSSSDLYGVEYPHKVHPIFQNYCDTILLVDKGQKQVSSTVGHDLMHGHPFADQRFNQAHENLSKLQSIFETGDIDEFIGIVESEALTLHAIMMTSRPYFILMKPNTLEIINKIWAFRETSKTHVCFTLDAGANVHVLYPENEKVEVERFIKDELAQFCQNRQFINDHVGKGAQKIN, encoded by the coding sequence ATGACCGAAAAAGAATTTATTCCTTCTCCTTACACAAAGTCCGTTTCATCTGGAAAAATGACTTACAAATCTCCAAGCAATATTGCTTTGGTGAAATATTGGGGGAAGAAAGAAAATCAGATTCCTGCCAATCCATCCATCAGTTTTACGTTAAGTGAATGTGCCACTGTAACTACACTTTCGTATACAAAATTAGATACGCCAAGTGCTATTTTTTCATTTGATGTTGCATTAGATGGAAAAAAGGAAGAAGGGTTCAAACCAAAAATAAAGACCTTTTTTGAACGGATTTACCAATACCTTCCTTTTTTAAAGGAATATCATTTTGAGATTGAAACTTCTAATTCATTTCCGCACAGTAGCGGTATTGCTTCTTCGGCATCTGGTATGAGTGCGTTGGCACTTTGTCTTATGGAGATAGAGCGAAACTTAAATCCGACTATGACTACGGAGTTTTTCAATCAGAAAGCTTCCTTTTTAGCACGATTAGGTTCCGGCAGTGCGGCTCGTAGTATAAAAGGTAGTTTGGTGCAATGGGGTGAACATGCTGAAATTGATTCAAGTTCTGATTTGTATGGAGTAGAATATCCTCATAAAGTGCATCCTATTTTTCAAAACTATTGTGATACCATTCTTTTGGTTGATAAAGGTCAAAAGCAAGTTAGCAGTACGGTAGGACATGACCTTATGCACGGTCACCCTTTTGCGGATCAACGTTTTAATCAGGCGCATGAAAACCTGTCAAAACTGCAATCCATTTTTGAAACAGGAGATATTGATGAATTTATAGGAATCGTAGAAAGTGAGGCATTAACGCTTCATGCTATAATGATGACCAGCCGGCCCTATTTTATTCTTATGAAACCAAATACACTTGAAATCATCAATAAAATATGGGCATTCAGAGAAACTTCTAAAACCCATGTTTGCTTTACCCTAGATGCTGGGGCGAACGTTCATGTGCTCTATCCTGAAAACGAAAAAGTAGAGGTAGAGCGGTTCATTAAAGATGAATTGGCTCAATTTTGCCAAAACAGACAATTTATAAACGACCATGTAGGAAAGGGCGCACAAAAAATAAACTAG
- a CDS encoding mevalonate kinase family protein — protein MKGPLFYSKILLFGEYGIIKDSKGLSIPYNFFKGALKTDENPSETAMKSNASLREFVGYLEKLHKNSPDLVSFDFDALKADVTGGMYFDSSIPQGYGVGSSGALVAAIYDKYAQDKITVLENLTREKLLTLKEIFGKMESFFHGKSSGLDPLNSYLSIPILINSKDNIESTSIPTQNPEGKGAVFLLDSGSTGETAPMVQIFMEKMKQEGFRNMLKDQFIKHTDACVEDFVSGNVKSLFGNLKQLSHVVLDNFKPMIPVKFHDLWKNGIETNDYYLKLCGSGGGGYILGFAEDLDKAKKALKDYNLEVVYNF, from the coding sequence ATGAAAGGACCGTTATTTTATTCAAAAATACTTCTCTTTGGAGAATATGGAATTATTAAAGACTCTAAAGGTCTTTCTATTCCGTATAACTTTTTCAAGGGAGCTTTAAAGACCGATGAAAATCCGTCTGAAACTGCCATGAAATCCAATGCTAGCCTTCGTGAATTTGTAGGTTATCTAGAGAAATTACATAAAAATAGCCCTGATTTAGTTTCTTTTGATTTTGATGCTTTGAAAGCAGACGTTACCGGTGGTATGTACTTTGATAGTTCTATTCCGCAAGGTTACGGTGTTGGTAGTAGTGGTGCCCTTGTAGCAGCTATTTACGATAAGTATGCACAAGATAAAATTACAGTTCTAGAGAACTTGACCCGAGAGAAATTATTGACACTAAAAGAGATTTTCGGTAAAATGGAGTCTTTTTTTCACGGAAAATCTTCAGGTCTTGATCCTTTAAATAGCTATTTAAGTATTCCTATTCTTATCAATTCAAAAGATAATATAGAGTCTACCAGTATCCCAACCCAAAACCCAGAAGGTAAAGGTGCGGTATTCTTGTTAGATAGTGGTTCTACTGGTGAAACTGCTCCTATGGTTCAGATTTTCATGGAGAAAATGAAGCAAGAGGGTTTCCGTAACATGCTTAAGGACCAGTTCATTAAACATACGGATGCTTGCGTAGAAGACTTTGTTAGTGGTAACGTAAAATCACTTTTCGGTAACCTAAAACAATTATCTCACGTAGTACTTGATAATTTTAAACCTATGATACCTGTAAAGTTCCATGATTTATGGAAAAATGGTATTGAAACCAATGATTACTATCTAAAACTTTGTGGTTCTGGTGGTGGTGGCTACATTCTAGGTTTTGCAGAAGACTTGGATAAAGCTAAAAAAGCGCTGAAAGACTACAATTTGGAAGTGGTTTACAACTTCTAA
- a CDS encoding geranylgeranylglycerol-phosphate geranylgeranyltransferase codes for MFGRKNRLLLLKVFSLFSVVRGYNILMVVLAQYLASIYILAHQLPVREVVFDLNLFIIVVSSALVIASGYIINNFYDAEKDLINKPRKSMIDRFVGQQFKLTTYFILNFLAVIAASYVSFKAVFFFSAYIFGIWIYSHKLKRLPFIGNFVSATLAIAPFFAVFVYYKNFENVIFVHAMFLFLLILAREMIKDLENLKGDLVQNYKTIPILYGGRVSKILISILIVLTLIPSLLLILRFDVGYMNYYFMASVVLLILFLVLLFKSKSKKEYVWLHNILKLIIIVGVFSILLIDVGLVLNRIL; via the coding sequence ATGTTTGGTAGAAAAAATAGACTTTTACTGTTAAAGGTATTCAGTCTTTTTTCTGTTGTTCGCGGCTACAATATTCTAATGGTTGTTTTGGCGCAATATCTGGCGTCCATCTATATTTTGGCTCACCAGCTACCGGTAAGAGAGGTCGTTTTTGATCTTAATCTTTTCATTATCGTGGTTTCTTCAGCTTTGGTTATCGCAAGCGGTTATATCATCAATAATTTTTATGATGCAGAAAAAGATCTGATAAACAAGCCCAGGAAGAGTATGATTGATCGCTTCGTAGGGCAACAGTTTAAACTTACCACATACTTTATTCTCAATTTTTTAGCGGTCATTGCAGCTAGCTACGTATCGTTTAAAGCAGTGTTTTTCTTTTCGGCCTATATTTTTGGTATTTGGATTTACTCACATAAGCTAAAACGTTTACCGTTTATTGGGAATTTTGTTTCGGCAACTTTGGCAATTGCACCGTTTTTTGCCGTCTTTGTGTATTACAAAAATTTTGAAAATGTAATATTCGTTCATGCCATGTTCTTGTTTCTTCTGATACTGGCGCGCGAGATGATAAAGGACCTAGAAAATCTAAAAGGAGATTTAGTGCAGAATTATAAGACCATACCCATTTTATACGGTGGTAGAGTATCAAAAATTCTCATTTCCATATTAATTGTATTAACGTTGATTCCTTCGCTTTTGTTAATACTTAGGTTTGATGTGGGATATATGAATTACTACTTTATGGCAAGTGTGGTCCTTCTTATTCTATTTCTGGTTTTACTTTTTAAATCGAAATCAAAAAAAGAGTACGTCTGGTTACACAACATTCTTAAACTAATTATTATCGTAGGGGTTTTTAGCATTTTGTTGATAGATGTAGGCTTGGTTTTAAATAGAATTTTATAA
- a CDS encoding carbon-nitrogen hydrolase family protein, which yields MENILKVALAQISPVWIDKGATLKKIEATIQEAANEKAELVVFGEALLPGYPFWLALTDGAAWDTKVNKELHAHYARNAIQIELGELDSVCKLAKENKIAIYLGIIERAQNRGGHSLYCSLVYIDASGEIKSVHRKLQPTYDERLTWSPGDGNGLQVHPLKEFTVGGLNCWENWMPLPRTALYGLGENLHIAVWPGSDHNTRDITRFIARESRSFVISVSSLMKTEDFPKTTPHLAEILKKAPAVMANGGSCIAGPDGEWLVEPVLDREGILYHNLDFNRVYEERQNFDPVGHYSRPDVTKLTVNRERQSTVEFKD from the coding sequence ATGGAGAATATATTAAAAGTGGCCTTGGCGCAGATTTCGCCGGTTTGGATAGATAAAGGGGCAACACTTAAAAAGATAGAGGCCACCATTCAGGAAGCTGCAAATGAAAAAGCGGAGCTTGTTGTTTTTGGAGAAGCCCTTTTACCCGGTTACCCATTCTGGTTGGCATTGACGGATGGCGCTGCATGGGATACGAAGGTTAATAAAGAATTACATGCTCACTACGCTCGTAACGCAATTCAAATTGAATTAGGTGAATTGGACTCAGTGTGTAAATTGGCTAAAGAAAATAAGATTGCGATTTATTTGGGCATTATAGAAAGAGCTCAGAATAGGGGAGGGCATAGTTTGTATTGCTCTTTGGTATATATTGATGCAAGCGGAGAAATTAAATCGGTGCACCGTAAGCTACAACCCACTTATGACGAACGCCTGACTTGGTCACCAGGTGATGGAAACGGACTTCAAGTTCATCCGCTAAAAGAATTCACCGTTGGTGGACTAAATTGTTGGGAGAATTGGATGCCCTTACCAAGAACCGCGCTTTACGGTTTAGGGGAAAATTTACATATTGCCGTTTGGCCAGGTAGTGATCACAATACAAGAGATATTACCCGTTTTATTGCACGTGAATCTCGGAGCTTTGTAATTTCAGTTTCTTCATTGATGAAAACAGAAGATTTTCCTAAAACCACACCACATTTAGCCGAAATTTTGAAAAAAGCACCTGCTGTTATGGCTAATGGTGGTTCATGTATTGCCGGTCCGGATGGTGAGTGGTTGGTTGAGCCTGTGTTAGATAGAGAAGGAATACTGTATCATAACCTAGATTTTAACAGGGTTTACGAGGAACGTCAGAATTTTGATCCCGTTGGGCACTATTCAAGACCAGATGTTACTAAGCTTACCGTAAATAGGGAACGACAATCTACTGTAGAGTTCAAAGATTAA
- a CDS encoding pseudouridine synthase has translation MGRSDSNDDKRASGRQGGTFRKKSYARGNSPVKKNTEQQQPKKPSDPNLIRLNKYVANSGVCSRREADIYISAGSVTVNGKPVIEMGYKVKLTDQVKFDGRLLNPIKKEYVLLNKPKDFTTAARNEHGRRTALGLISKATKTELLPVGKLSKDTTGLLLFTNDGDLTKRLNSPKNGLRKIFHIELSKPLRSADLKKIQEGILVDENVIKVQDVSFVDKAPKNQVGMEIFSTRTNIVQRIFETLGYEIVKLDRVVYAGLTKKDLPRGHWRYLTEQEVVNLGMIK, from the coding sequence ATGGGTAGATCAGATTCCAACGATGATAAGAGAGCTTCAGGCAGGCAAGGTGGTACTTTTCGCAAGAAAAGTTACGCGCGAGGAAATTCACCTGTAAAGAAGAATACAGAACAACAGCAACCTAAGAAACCATCAGATCCCAACTTGATTCGCTTGAACAAGTATGTGGCTAATTCAGGTGTTTGTTCACGTAGAGAAGCTGATATCTATATTTCCGCAGGTAGTGTTACCGTAAACGGAAAGCCTGTAATTGAAATGGGTTATAAAGTGAAGCTTACCGATCAGGTTAAATTTGACGGTCGTTTGCTGAATCCTATAAAGAAAGAATACGTTTTACTTAACAAACCAAAAGACTTCACAACTGCAGCTCGTAACGAGCACGGTAGACGTACCGCTCTGGGTTTAATTTCCAAAGCAACTAAAACGGAACTTCTACCAGTTGGTAAATTGAGTAAAGATACTACAGGGCTTTTGTTGTTCACCAATGATGGTGACTTAACTAAACGTCTTAACAGCCCTAAAAACGGTCTTAGAAAGATATTTCATATTGAACTAAGCAAGCCTTTACGTAGTGCCGACTTGAAAAAGATTCAAGAAGGTATTTTGGTAGATGAAAACGTAATTAAGGTACAGGACGTTAGTTTTGTAGATAAAGCACCCAAAAACCAAGTGGGTATGGAAATCTTCAGTACACGAACCAATATCGTACAACGTATCTTTGAAACATTGGGTTATGAAATCGTAAAATTAGATCGCGTAGTTTATGCAGGTCTTACCAAAAAAGATTTGCCTAGAGGACACTGGCGTTACTTAACAGAACAAGAAGTGGTTAATTTGGGTATGATTAAATAA
- a CDS encoding PorP/SprF family type IX secretion system membrane protein translates to MKINQKIGKLALGVLLSLLSYNSSFGQQTAVFPEYNFNPFVINSAYAGLLPNTEVTITNTGFSSFEGSPKNFSLSFHSPFSVGRQEGKIGIGAGLIRDEIGVTTSTSAFMAYSYKIFFDFEDDRPYWQIYQPGTLSFGITAGVQKYQDNLLELGIADDPNFSQNINATIPTIGIGFLFNHARFYAGVSSPNVLGDRLASNDDLKLESPIYGYFGYRFYNNRFEDFMLKPSILLKTEKGAPLQVDTNISISFKNRFELGAGYRSNSSVNLLAGLYLIKNFRLIYHYNMALKDSPVGNTHGIMLSYRFGKGYQSN, encoded by the coding sequence ATGAAAATAAATCAGAAAATTGGCAAGTTAGCACTAGGTGTTTTATTGTCACTCTTATCATATAATTCAAGTTTCGGTCAGCAAACTGCTGTTTTTCCGGAATACAATTTCAACCCGTTTGTAATCAATTCCGCCTACGCAGGTTTATTACCAAATACTGAAGTTACAATAACAAATACAGGTTTCAGTTCCTTTGAGGGCAGTCCCAAAAATTTTAGTCTTAGTTTTCATTCTCCCTTTAGTGTAGGAAGACAAGAAGGCAAGATAGGAATTGGCGCAGGTTTAATTAGGGATGAAATTGGAGTTACAACTTCTACCAGTGCTTTCATGGCCTATTCATATAAAATATTCTTTGATTTTGAAGACGATCGCCCCTATTGGCAAATTTACCAACCAGGCACTTTGTCTTTTGGTATAACAGCAGGGGTTCAAAAATATCAAGATAATTTGTTAGAACTAGGTATTGCAGACGACCCAAATTTTAGCCAAAATATTAACGCAACCATACCAACTATTGGCATTGGATTTCTATTTAATCACGCACGCTTTTATGCCGGAGTTTCATCACCAAATGTATTAGGAGACCGTTTAGCATCAAATGACGACCTAAAACTCGAAAGCCCCATATATGGTTATTTCGGTTATCGTTTTTATAATAATCGTTTTGAAGATTTTATGCTAAAACCGAGTATTCTACTTAAAACTGAAAAAGGTGCCCCCTTACAAGTAGACACAAACATTTCTATAAGTTTTAAAAACCGCTTTGAACTAGGTGCAGGATATCGAAGCAATTCATCCGTAAACTTATTAGCAGGCCTCTATCTTATTAAAAACTTTCGTTTAATATACCATTACAATATGGCATTAAAAGATTCACCAGTTGGTAACACGCACGGTATTATGCTTAGTTATCGCTTTGGCAAAGGATATCAATCCAACTAA